Proteins encoded by one window of Hymenobacter tibetensis:
- a CDS encoding putative immunity protein → MKNSEKKFRNPDLEVHRALALWAATCAERTLPLFEVNQPADNRPSLALQTLREWVRGERTMMECRAAAFAAHAAARQAVNLAAVAAARATGQAAAVAHMYTHARHAGEYAVKAACLAVPTTQAVATMEREKAWQWAQLREDLRLLAPIV, encoded by the coding sequence ATGAAGAACAGTGAAAAGAAATTCCGTAACCCCGACTTGGAAGTGCACCGCGCCCTGGCTCTCTGGGCTGCCACGTGTGCCGAGCGTACACTACCTCTATTTGAAGTGAACCAGCCTGCGGACAACCGCCCCAGCCTAGCGCTACAAACTCTACGCGAGTGGGTACGAGGTGAACGCACCATGATGGAGTGTCGGGCTGCTGCGTTTGCGGCGCATGCGGCTGCCCGGCAAGCAGTAAATCTGGCGGCAGTAGCGGCGGCCCGAGCAACCGGACAAGCCGCTGCTGTTGCCCATATGTACACGCACGCCCGACATGCCGGGGAATATGCAGTGAAAGCAGCCTGTTTGGCCGTACCAACAACGCAAGCTGTTGCTACAATGGAGCGTGAAAAAGCTTGGCAGTGGGCGCAACTACGCGAGGACTTAAGATTATTGGCTCCTATTGTATAA
- a CDS encoding SDR family NAD(P)-dependent oxidoreductase, with protein MAQQHAADTGTVTTPGKVWFITGASRGFGRIWTEAALQRGDKVAATARTLDSLADLQAAHGDNVLRLAMDVTQPDQVAAAITQAHAHFGRLDVVLNNAGYSLVGTIEEASAADVRALYETNIFGTLAVIQAALPLLRAQGSGHIIGISSGLGLVSLPLIGYYCSSKWAFEAIHESLAMEIKPFGLHVTLVEPGAYATEFGSAQSLKFAPSLDVYADFRTHFMERLQSSEGGDPLATSAALFAVVDAPEPPLRIFLGSQNLPWVRATYAERLATWEQWAPISDAAQGTSNTPH; from the coding sequence ATGGCACAACAACATGCAGCAGACACTGGCACGGTTACTACGCCGGGCAAAGTATGGTTTATTACGGGAGCCTCACGTGGCTTTGGCCGCATCTGGACCGAGGCTGCCCTCCAACGAGGCGACAAAGTGGCCGCAACGGCTCGTACACTGGATAGCCTAGCCGACCTTCAGGCCGCCCACGGTGACAACGTGTTAAGGTTGGCGATGGACGTCACTCAGCCAGACCAAGTAGCGGCAGCTATTACGCAAGCGCACGCACATTTCGGGCGGCTCGATGTGGTGCTCAACAATGCCGGCTACTCGCTGGTTGGCACCATTGAAGAAGCCAGCGCGGCGGACGTACGGGCGCTGTACGAGACTAACATCTTCGGCACGCTGGCCGTCATCCAGGCCGCACTACCGTTGCTACGCGCCCAAGGTAGTGGGCACATCATTGGTATTTCGAGTGGGTTAGGTCTGGTGAGTTTGCCGCTGATTGGCTACTACTGCTCTTCGAAGTGGGCCTTTGAGGCAATTCATGAGAGTCTGGCCATGGAAATCAAGCCGTTTGGCCTGCACGTCACGCTGGTGGAGCCGGGAGCATACGCCACCGAATTCGGCAGTGCCCAGTCGTTGAAATTCGCTCCTAGTTTAGACGTCTACGCCGATTTCCGGACCCACTTTATGGAGCGCCTCCAAAGCAGTGAAGGCGGTGATCCGCTGGCCACTTCCGCCGCCCTATTCGCCGTTGTAGATGCACCGGAACCACCGCTCCGCATTTTCTTGGGCAGCCAAAATCTGCCGTGGGTGCGGGCCACCTACGCCGAGCGCCTCGCCACCTGGGAGCAGTGGGCTCCTATATCGGATGCGGCACAGGGTACTTCCAACACGCCTCATTAG
- a CDS encoding helix-turn-helix domain-containing protein yields MKKSETSPQRFNSLTEAHQALGLPQPQHPLISLLDATAYPVQGASAHGPHVLSFYKIALKTGGAGQLAYGQGHYDFTEGSLLLAAPNQVLGSAQDAGCQGGVVLLVHPDFLLGYPLAKTIKQHGFFSYATNEALHLSDKEKATLMALFGSMEEELGSRLDDLSQEVLLAQLELLLTYAQRFYQRQFLTRRPANRMLLQQVDELLDAYFEAQKPLVQGLPTVQYLADQVHLSSSYLSDMLRSLTGQNAQQHIHHRLIERAKERLTVTSLSVGEIAYELGFEHAQSFSQLFKAKTNTTPLAFRRSFTAKR; encoded by the coding sequence ATGAAAAAATCAGAAACGAGTCCACAGCGGTTTAACTCCCTGACCGAGGCACACCAGGCGCTAGGGCTACCGCAGCCGCAGCACCCGCTCATCAGCTTGCTCGATGCCACGGCCTACCCAGTACAGGGCGCATCAGCCCACGGCCCACACGTGCTGAGCTTCTACAAGATTGCGCTCAAAACCGGGGGCGCGGGCCAGCTAGCGTACGGTCAAGGCCACTACGACTTCACAGAAGGCAGCCTGCTGCTGGCGGCCCCGAACCAGGTGTTGGGCAGTGCGCAGGATGCGGGCTGTCAGGGGGGCGTTGTGTTGTTGGTCCACCCAGACTTTCTGTTGGGCTACCCGCTGGCGAAAACCATCAAGCAGCATGGTTTCTTTTCGTACGCCACCAACGAGGCCCTGCACCTTTCCGACAAGGAAAAAGCTACCCTGATGGCGCTGTTTGGCAGCATGGAGGAAGAACTCGGCAGCCGCCTTGATGACCTTAGCCAAGAAGTGCTCCTGGCTCAGCTCGAGTTGCTGCTCACCTACGCCCAGCGCTTTTATCAGCGGCAGTTCCTGACCCGGCGCCCAGCAAACCGGATGCTGCTTCAGCAGGTCGATGAGCTGCTGGACGCGTACTTTGAGGCCCAGAAACCGCTCGTGCAAGGTTTGCCAACCGTGCAGTACCTGGCGGACCAGGTGCATCTGAGTTCAAGCTACCTCAGTGATATGCTACGGTCCCTAACCGGGCAGAACGCTCAACAGCATATCCATCACCGGCTGATTGAGCGCGCCAAGGAGCGCCTGACGGTCACCAGTTTGTCGGTTGGCGAAATTGCGTACGAACTGGGGTTCGAGCATGCCCAATCGTTCAGTCAATTGTTTAAAGCCAAAACCAACACCACCCCCTTGGCCTTTCGACGGTCATTCACCGCTAAGCGTTAA
- a CDS encoding helix-turn-helix domain-containing protein gives MALKQLNRNAEMVVVCSGDQRYGGEKTYEDHVLVGVLAGELKVVQADRTYYCAAGETVLLPRNQPATLIKYPKEGAAYQAVVLKLPTALVRAYYAENVPVPARPAASGLLLFSKSPLLQSLFASLLPYLELQHPVSEKLLAVKVAEAMEILRTLDPRSDGVLANFFEPGKINLVEFMEANYRFNMSLTTFGYLTGRSLTTFKRDFQKAFHLSPQRWLTQKRLELAHYQLTEKSRKPVELYLEVGFENLAHFSYAFKKHFGYPPTALLGQANGHQPAPTRNGKPPEQPATLRQARVS, from the coding sequence ATGGCCCTTAAGCAGCTAAACCGCAACGCAGAGATGGTGGTGGTTTGTAGTGGCGACCAGCGCTACGGCGGAGAGAAAACCTACGAGGACCACGTTCTGGTGGGGGTGCTGGCGGGCGAGCTAAAAGTAGTGCAAGCTGACCGCACGTACTATTGCGCAGCGGGTGAGACGGTGCTGTTGCCTAGAAATCAGCCCGCCACGCTGATTAAGTATCCGAAGGAAGGCGCCGCCTATCAAGCAGTGGTCCTGAAGTTGCCCACAGCCCTCGTGCGGGCCTACTATGCTGAGAATGTACCCGTTCCTGCCCGCCCGGCTGCCAGCGGCCTGCTGCTGTTTTCGAAAAGTCCGCTCCTGCAAAGCCTCTTCGCGTCTCTGCTGCCTTATCTGGAGCTGCAACACCCCGTATCGGAAAAGCTGCTGGCCGTTAAGGTAGCCGAGGCAATGGAAATTCTGCGCACCCTCGACCCGCGTAGTGACGGAGTGCTAGCCAACTTCTTTGAGCCTGGAAAAATCAACCTGGTCGAATTTATGGAAGCGAATTATCGGTTCAATATGTCGTTGACCACGTTTGGCTATCTGACCGGCCGTAGCCTGACCACCTTTAAGCGCGACTTTCAGAAAGCTTTTCACCTGAGCCCCCAGCGCTGGCTCACCCAGAAAAGGTTGGAGTTGGCCCATTATCAGCTCACCGAAAAAAGCAGAAAACCCGTGGAGCTGTACCTGGAAGTAGGCTTCGAGAATCTGGCGCACTTCTCGTACGCATTCAAAAAGCACTTCGGCTACCCCCCGACCGCCTTGCTCGGGCAAGCAAACGGCCACCAACCAGCACCCACCCGAAACGGCAAACCACCAGAGCAACCAGCCACCCTTCGGCAAGCCAGGGTTTCGTAA
- a CDS encoding SDR family oxidoreductase, translating to MKSAVVTGANKGIGLEVAKQLAQHGYFVYLGSRNLESGQAAVQQLNALGLTNLEAVPLDVTSPASIRAARAAIGEKTSVLDVLVNNAGISSGLSQPALHATLEQFRDVFETNVFGVAGVTQAFIDLLEKSLQPRIVNVSTAMASLTMYADLNNEQLATRYPVYQSSKAALNMYTIHLAHSLRDTPFKVNAVCPGYTKTDFTGYQGTSTAAEAGQRIVQYALLGPDGPTGKFISEEYFPAPASCPW from the coding sequence ATGAAATCAGCAGTAGTAACCGGCGCCAACAAGGGCATCGGCCTGGAAGTCGCCAAACAGCTCGCTCAGCACGGTTATTTCGTGTATCTCGGCAGCCGCAACCTTGAAAGCGGACAAGCCGCAGTACAACAACTCAACGCTCTTGGGCTGACAAACCTGGAAGCCGTGCCATTAGATGTCACTAGCCCTGCCTCCATTCGGGCAGCCCGGGCGGCAATTGGTGAAAAAACGTCGGTTCTGGATGTACTGGTTAACAACGCCGGTATCTCTAGCGGACTGTCTCAGCCTGCCTTGCACGCCACGCTCGAGCAATTTCGGGACGTGTTTGAAACCAACGTATTTGGCGTGGCTGGGGTCACGCAGGCGTTCATCGACCTCTTGGAAAAATCTTTGCAGCCGCGCATCGTCAACGTGAGCACCGCCATGGCTTCCCTAACGATGTACGCCGACCTGAACAACGAGCAGTTGGCCACCCGGTACCCCGTGTACCAGTCGTCGAAAGCGGCTTTGAATATGTACACCATCCATCTAGCCCACTCCCTGCGCGACACCCCGTTCAAAGTCAATGCGGTGTGCCCAGGCTACACCAAAACCGACTTCACGGGCTACCAGGGCACCAGCACAGCAGCAGAGGCCGGGCAGCGCATTGTGCAGTACGCGCTACTTGGGCCGGATGGGCCAACCGGGAAATTCATCAGCGAAGAATACTTTCCTGCCCCAGCCAGCTGCCCTTGGTAA
- a CDS encoding helix-turn-helix transcriptional regulator, which produces MNRFDRIMAILLQLQAKRLVSGPALAQQFGVSLRTVYRDLHTLEEAGVPLLSEHAVGYSLVEGYRLPPVMFTREEATALLTAEKLAAQLTDAPTARLSEAAMDKLRAVLRRPDRDHLATLAPHIQVLTPREQPAGSTIYQQLVTATASRRLVRLHYQALEAAAPSSRDIEPIGLYLSQQWHVVAYCRLRHSFRDFRLDRIQQLELREEVFAARPETLQQYWAEAANRRPTEKVVLRYQPAAVLPALVQQLHATKYQYGWAHEQQLPDGSLEMTLFIGSFPYLAAWLLPHAGAVTVVEPLALREHLREWAQRAHDFFGTPPEKLT; this is translated from the coding sequence ATGAATAGGTTTGACCGGATTATGGCTATTCTGCTTCAGTTGCAGGCCAAACGCCTGGTAAGTGGCCCGGCCCTGGCCCAGCAGTTTGGGGTAAGCCTGCGGACTGTCTACCGCGACTTGCACACCCTGGAAGAAGCGGGCGTACCACTGCTCAGTGAGCACGCCGTGGGCTATTCCTTGGTGGAGGGCTACCGCCTGCCCCCGGTTATGTTTACGCGGGAAGAGGCCACGGCCCTTTTGACTGCTGAAAAGCTAGCAGCCCAGCTGACCGACGCTCCCACCGCCCGCCTGAGCGAGGCAGCCATGGACAAGTTGCGGGCTGTGCTCCGCCGCCCCGACCGTGACCACCTCGCCACTCTGGCGCCGCACATTCAAGTGTTGACTCCGCGCGAACAGCCAGCCGGCTCGACCATCTATCAGCAGCTCGTAACGGCAACAGCTTCGCGCCGGCTGGTACGGCTGCACTACCAAGCCCTGGAGGCAGCGGCCCCTTCGTCCCGCGACATCGAGCCAATTGGGTTGTACTTAAGCCAGCAGTGGCACGTGGTGGCATATTGCCGGCTACGGCACTCCTTCCGCGACTTCCGCCTCGATCGTATCCAGCAGTTGGAGTTGCGGGAAGAAGTGTTTGCTGCCCGCCCCGAAACCTTGCAGCAGTACTGGGCGGAAGCAGCCAACCGGCGACCCACTGAAAAGGTCGTGCTTCGCTACCAGCCCGCGGCGGTGCTGCCCGCGCTGGTTCAGCAACTGCATGCTACCAAGTACCAATATGGGTGGGCTCACGAGCAGCAGCTTCCCGATGGCAGCCTGGAAATGACTTTGTTTATCGGCTCCTTTCCGTACTTAGCCGCCTGGCTACTGCCGCACGCAGGGGCGGTGACGGTGGTGGAGCCGCTGGCCTTGCGGGAGCATCTACGGGAGTGGGCGCAACGGGCGCACGATTTTTTTGGTACCCCACCCGAGAAGCTGACATAG
- a CDS encoding epoxide hydrolase family protein — protein MQPFQVNIPQSILDDLRARLAHTRWPAEPTRADWQQGTSPAYLRELLTYWQHDFDWRQQEAQLNQVARFHTMIEGTALHFIHERGRGPRPLPLLLSHGWPDSSWQFLKLIPLLTDPAAHGGRAEDAFDVVVPDLPGFGFSTPLPPTGSFAGHSASRLQQLMTTTLGYTRYGAHGSDVGSLVTERLALDYASSLSGMHLTGVPFTRLFVPPTDPSTEEQQYLTASQHWLAQHATYATLQANEPNTLVPGLRDSPAGLAAWLLDKFRAWSDCDGNLETRFSKEELLTNLTLYWATDTIGSSFAPYYQGDQVPQGLGAPKIEVPTGFTTFAQDLLRAPRSFAERFYNVQQWIEVPAGGHFPALEEPTALAESIRTFFRPLR, from the coding sequence ATGCAGCCCTTCCAGGTAAACATCCCCCAATCCATTCTCGACGACCTGCGCGCTCGTCTGGCGCACACTCGCTGGCCCGCTGAACCCACCCGTGCGGACTGGCAGCAGGGCACCAGCCCCGCCTACCTGCGCGAGTTACTCACCTACTGGCAGCACGATTTCGACTGGCGGCAGCAGGAAGCTCAACTCAACCAAGTTGCTCGGTTTCATACCATGATAGAGGGCACAGCGCTCCACTTTATTCATGAGCGAGGGCGGGGCCCGCGGCCGTTGCCACTGCTGCTGAGCCACGGCTGGCCGGATTCGTCCTGGCAATTTCTAAAGTTGATTCCGCTCCTTACCGACCCTGCAGCTCACGGCGGGCGGGCTGAAGACGCCTTCGACGTGGTAGTACCCGACTTGCCGGGTTTCGGCTTTTCAACTCCGCTGCCGCCTACTGGCTCGTTTGCGGGCCATTCGGCGAGCCGGCTGCAGCAACTGATGACTACTACGCTCGGCTATACTCGCTACGGAGCCCACGGCAGCGACGTAGGCAGCCTCGTGACTGAGCGGCTGGCCCTAGACTATGCTTCCAGCCTGAGCGGCATGCACCTGACGGGTGTACCTTTCACCCGGCTGTTCGTACCACCTACTGACCCTTCCACTGAAGAACAGCAGTACCTCACGGCTAGTCAGCACTGGCTGGCACAACACGCCACCTACGCCACCCTGCAAGCCAACGAACCTAATACGCTGGTGCCCGGCCTGCGGGACTCGCCGGCCGGCCTAGCCGCTTGGCTGCTAGACAAGTTTCGGGCGTGGAGCGACTGTGACGGTAATCTTGAAACTCGCTTCAGCAAGGAAGAGCTACTAACAAACTTAACTCTGTACTGGGCCACTGACACCATTGGCTCCTCTTTCGCTCCGTACTACCAAGGAGACCAGGTGCCCCAGGGCTTAGGGGCGCCCAAAATCGAGGTGCCGACCGGCTTCACCACTTTTGCCCAAGATTTGCTACGGGCACCCCGCTCCTTTGCCGAGCGCTTCTACAACGTGCAGCAGTGGATTGAAGTCCCGGCTGGTGGGCATTTCCCAGCTCTGGAAGAGCCCACAGCATTGGCCGAATCTATCCGCACCTTCTTCCGCCCGCTGCGGTAA
- a CDS encoding PQQ-dependent sugar dehydrogenase, with translation MKQRLIYLFGGSLALLACSRDKEDAPAIVTTSPVETNAPNTAYQPAFAGQTRVGGVTTAATSYQATVITSSLTNPWGITSLPDGRLLVTEKAGRLRIVTPAGAVSAPITGIPAVNPAGQGGLLGLCLDPDFATNRLVYWSFSEARPDGNLTAIGKGRLANNEQTIEGATVIYRALPAYAGTLHYGGRVVFDRTGNLLASTGERSDLATRPQAQVVASGLGKIVRITKDGQPAPGNPVVGQAGGRPELYSIGHRNPQGLAVHPVTGDVWQSEHGPRGGDELNRLQAGANYGWPTITYGIEYGGEPVGSGIQQQQGLEQPAYYWDPVVSPSGMTFYSSDRIAGWRNNLFIGALSGTHLVRLVIDNNRVVGEERLLASEGQRFRDVTQGSDGALYAITDQGRLYRIDRP, from the coding sequence CAACGCCCCCAATACCGCTTATCAGCCGGCTTTCGCGGGGCAAACCCGAGTGGGCGGGGTCACGACGGCCGCCACCAGCTACCAGGCCACGGTCATTACATCCTCGTTAACCAACCCGTGGGGCATCACCAGCTTGCCCGACGGCCGATTGCTGGTAACCGAGAAAGCTGGCCGCTTGCGCATTGTTACGCCTGCCGGCGCGGTCAGTGCCCCTATCACGGGAATCCCGGCGGTTAATCCGGCTGGGCAAGGAGGGCTGTTGGGCCTGTGCCTCGACCCGGATTTCGCCACCAACCGGCTCGTGTACTGGTCGTTTTCGGAAGCTCGGCCTGATGGCAATCTGACCGCCATCGGCAAAGGACGCCTAGCCAACAACGAACAAACTATCGAGGGAGCCACTGTTATCTACCGGGCCCTGCCCGCGTACGCCGGTACGCTGCACTACGGGGGCCGGGTGGTATTCGACCGTACGGGCAACCTGCTGGCCAGCACGGGCGAGCGTTCCGATTTAGCTACCCGGCCTCAGGCGCAAGTGGTAGCGTCGGGTCTGGGTAAGATTGTCCGCATCACCAAGGACGGGCAGCCCGCGCCTGGTAATCCGGTGGTTGGGCAAGCGGGCGGGCGTCCCGAACTATATTCCATCGGGCACCGCAACCCCCAAGGATTAGCAGTGCATCCAGTAACCGGCGACGTATGGCAAAGTGAGCACGGCCCCCGTGGAGGCGACGAGCTTAACCGCCTGCAAGCCGGCGCCAACTATGGCTGGCCCACCATCACGTATGGCATCGAATATGGAGGAGAACCCGTGGGCAGTGGCATCCAGCAACAGCAGGGCTTGGAGCAGCCTGCGTACTATTGGGACCCAGTGGTGTCGCCCAGCGGCATGACTTTTTACAGCAGTGACCGGATTGCCGGCTGGCGTAATAATCTGTTTATCGGGGCGCTCAGCGGCACGCACCTTGTCCGCTTGGTTATCGACAACAACCGGGTGGTAGGCGAAGAACGGCTACTGGCCAGCGAAGGGCAGCGCTTCCGCGATGTTACCCAAGGTAGCGACGGCGCCCTGTACGCCATTACCGATCAGGGCCGATTGTATCGAATAGACCGACCATAA